In a single window of the Arachis hypogaea cultivar Tifrunner chromosome 6, arahy.Tifrunner.gnm2.J5K5, whole genome shotgun sequence genome:
- the LOC112697076 gene encoding uncharacterized protein has protein sequence MDVSCCSNLSSRYRPELVKRMQESKCFRCDEIGHWSWDCPFPAGHVKKPTTSFSSSGNRQTIFCRCGHGPCVVSTHSSGRNFYACPITRGKACGGYKKRIEWCDDGIEESYKEPPPDKYPECDCGAGVCRKVEDPDVHKYYFACPVPRGHGACDYIVWEDELLDNKVTVPIQQISQNHDYELGKGSDLVADGSKEMRVLQNSECPLLMVLSDEHDERDNAVEEPNGDPSSFVDFPEFEDADVDYLQEIVNSGEWDAVEKKALQSFSWSTTSKIGFQQVFFRNNGFSGRCSMGWLGYLIFLHPSRSLEFPTPRPFFCCIFPSFDKIITPKEAIIVNNSRKYFNEHVQLSSNGCGRYETWRDFTGDTLTVSQGSERKPMSKGERKRQMVLVAQQELLRDLESLLDQDDHESMRVCAEDTFALLDDLSVDYKKFSEHIWDFIDNISAVVDIKSMENCLVEELSQCINKERERLAEIKEEFLAAEALLKESNQNEQRLREEVSRLEAMLQEKQNKLKSCELERLEIEIRLGDLKKKITEVDTTLKGRVKEAELARRHNEERQTKKMAAMVALEKAKRVVED, from the exons ATGGATGTGAGTTGTTGTTCAAACTTGTCAAGCCGGTACAGGCCGGAACTGGTGAAGAGAATGCAGGAGAGTAAGTGCTTCCGGTGCGATGAGATAGGACACTGGAGTTGGGACTGCCCTTTTCCTGCTGGCCATGTCAAGAAACCCACCACCTCATTCTCATCATCCGGTAACCGCCAAACCATCTTTTGCCGCTGTGGCCATGGCCCTTGCGTCGTTTCAACGCACTCTAGTGGAAGGAACTTCTATGCTTGCCCCATCACAAGG ggcAAAGCATGTGGAGGATATAAGAAGCGTATTGAGTGGTGTGATGATGGTATTGAGGAGAGTTACAAGGAGCCTCCACCGGATAAGTACCCTGAGTGTGATTGCGGAGCTGGTGTCTGTAGAAAGGTCGAGGATCCGGATGTCCATAAATACTATTTTGCTTGCCCTGTTCCACGG GGCCATGGAGCATGTGATTACATAGTGTGGGAGGATGAACTACTTGATAACAAAGTCACAGTTCCAATCCAGCAAATCAGTCAAAACCATGATTATGAGTTGGGTAAGGGAAGTGATTTGGTTGCGGACGGTTCCAAAGAGATGAGAGTGCTGCAAAATTCAGAGTGTCCCTTATTGATGGTTTTATCTGATGAGCATGATGAGAGGGATAATGCAGTGGAAGAGCCAAACGGAGACCCTTCAAGTTTTGTTGATTTTCCGGAATTTGAGGATGCTGACGTGGATTATCTTCAAGAAATTGTAAACTCGGGGGAATGGGATGCTGTTGAAAAGAAAGCACTGCAATCGTTTAGTTGGTCAACTACTTCAAAGATCGGTTTTCAGCAAGTTTTTTTCAGAAATAACGGTTTTTCAG GTCGTTGTTCAATGGGCTGGCTAGGTTACCTTATTTTTCTCCATCCCTCCCGGAGCTTGGAGTTCCCCACACCTCGGCCATTCTTTTGTT GCATTTTCCCATCCTTTGATAAGATTATCACTCCTAAAGAAGCAATAATTGTCAATAATTCCCGCAAATACTTCAATGAGCACGTCCAACTTTCTTCAAACGGTTGCGGCCGTTATGAAACTTGGAGAGATTTTACCGGTGATACCCTCACTGTGTCACAAGGCAGTGAAAGAAAACCAATGTCAAAGGGCgaaaggaaaaggcaaatggTGTTAGTCGCACAGCAAGAGCTTCTCAGGGATCTTGAGTCTCTACTAGATCAGGATGATCATGAATCCATGAGAGTGTGTGCAGAGGACACTTTTGCTCTATTGGATGACCTTTCTGTTGACTACAAAAAGTTTTCCGAACATATCTGGGATTTCATCGATAACATTTCGGCCGTTGTTGATATCAAGTCCATGGAAAATTGCCTAGTTGAGGAGTTAAGTCAATGCATCAATAAGGAGAGAGAGAGGTTAGCTGAAATCAAAGAAGAGTTCCTTGCGGCTGAAGCTTTGCTCAAAGAATCTAACCAGAATGAACAAAGGCTTCGTGAAGAAGTCTCGCGTCTTGAGGCCATGCTCCAAGAGAAGCAGAACAAACTGAAGTCTTGTGAGTTGGAGAGATTGGAGATAGAGATTCGTCTTGGAGActtgaagaaaaaaataactgAGGTTGACACAACATTGAAGGGTAGAGTTAAGGAAGCTGAATTAGCAAGGAGGCACAATGAAGAGAGACAAACAAAGAAAATGGCAGCTATGGTGGCTCTGGAGAAGGCCAAACGGGTAGTAGAAGATTGA